A single window of Streptomyces aquilus DNA harbors:
- a CDS encoding PLP-dependent aminotransferase family protein, with protein sequence MDLHVELIASEGRRNGIERALRDAVRDGRLAPGARLPATRRLAEELGVSRGTVKAAYDQLVAEGYLTARQGSGTQVAALPAVETEVPGVASRARAPRFDLRPGSPDVGTFPAAAWLRALRRAIATAPSLAYDYGDPRGRIELRTALSGYLGRARGVVAPPERIVITSGYVQGLALLTRVLDGGEIAMEDPGLAFHREVVRRGGGRVVPVRVDEQGACAGELGDARAVVLTPAHQYPTGVTLHPSRRRAVTDWARARGGLIVEDDYDGEFRYDRQPVGALQGMAPGQVVYLGTASKTLGPALRLGWMVLPPRLVDAVADAKLHSDHHTETLGQLALAELIDSHAYDRHVRACRLRYRRRRDQLLHRLGTRRAVRGIAAGLHALVEVADEKEALARAEAAGVAVGRLGDHWHTPDGGEGRTQGLVVGYGTPRERVYPQALEALGQALDGLGH encoded by the coding sequence GTGGACCTGCATGTTGAGCTCATCGCTTCCGAAGGGCGGCGTAACGGGATTGAGCGTGCCCTTCGCGATGCGGTGCGGGACGGGCGGCTCGCGCCCGGGGCCCGGTTGCCTGCCACCCGGCGGCTGGCCGAGGAGCTCGGGGTGTCTCGGGGGACCGTCAAGGCTGCCTACGACCAACTGGTCGCCGAGGGGTATCTGACCGCTCGGCAGGGGTCGGGGACGCAGGTTGCCGCACTGCCCGCTGTCGAGACGGAGGTGCCGGGCGTCGCCTCACGCGCGCGTGCGCCTCGTTTTGATCTGCGGCCCGGGAGTCCTGATGTCGGGACCTTTCCCGCCGCCGCCTGGTTGCGAGCCTTGCGGCGGGCCATCGCCACGGCACCCTCGCTCGCGTACGACTACGGCGATCCACGCGGGCGGATCGAGCTGCGAACTGCCTTGTCGGGATATCTGGGGCGGGCCCGCGGGGTCGTCGCGCCGCCGGAGCGGATCGTGATCACCTCGGGGTACGTCCAGGGGCTCGCTCTGCTCACGCGCGTGCTCGACGGGGGCGAGATCGCCATGGAGGACCCCGGGCTGGCCTTCCACCGGGAGGTGGTGCGCCGGGGCGGTGGCCGGGTCGTGCCAGTGCGGGTGGACGAGCAGGGTGCCTGCGCGGGGGAGCTGGGGGATGCGCGGGCGGTCGTGCTGACGCCGGCGCATCAGTATCCGACCGGGGTGACGCTCCATCCCTCGCGGCGGCGGGCGGTCACCGACTGGGCACGCGCGCGTGGCGGACTGATCGTCGAGGACGACTACGACGGGGAGTTCCGGTACGACCGGCAGCCCGTCGGGGCGCTCCAGGGGATGGCTCCCGGTCAGGTGGTGTATCTGGGCACCGCGTCGAAGACCCTGGGGCCCGCGCTGCGGCTCGGGTGGATGGTGCTGCCGCCGCGTCTGGTCGACGCGGTCGCCGACGCCAAGCTGCACAGCGACCACCACACCGAGACCCTCGGCCAGTTGGCGCTCGCCGAGCTCATCGACAGTCACGCCTACGACCGTCATGTGCGCGCCTGCCGGCTGCGGTACCGGCGGCGCCGGGACCAGCTGCTGCACCGGCTCGGGACGCGGCGGGCGGTGCGCGGGATCGCGGCCGGGCTGCACGCGCTGGTGGAGGTCGCCGACGAGAAGGAGGCCCTGGCGCGGGCGGAGGCGGCCGGGGTCGCGGTGGGGCGGCTGGGCGATCACTGGCACACGCCGGACGGCGGGGAAGGGCGGACTCAGGGCCTGGTCGTCGGGTACGGGACGCCTCGCGAGCGGGTCTACCCGCAGGCCCTGGAGGCGCTGGGGCAGGCGCTCGACGGATTGGGCCACTGA
- a CDS encoding MFS transporter, with the protein MTNSLVPPRGPQRVLAVAQLTNAVGDGAFLVTSALYFTYVVGLAPARVGLGLTLAWALGAVAGVPLGRLADRRGARGTAVLLAVVAGLAVAAFLFVRGFVPFVMAACVYAAAQSGLAAARQTLLAGLVPAGERTGLLAHLQSAFNAGLAVGAGLGGLALQAGTRGAYLGVFALDVVSFAVCAGVLLRLPSVARTPAPRAGSRKRQHGGLGVVRDRRYVAVTLLNTVLLLRMPLLSLALPLWIAERTDAPAWLVSALFVLNTGAVMLFQVRMARGVTGPASATRAVRRSGWVMLAACGVFALSAGGSAWPAAGALVVGAVLQVVAEMGQSAGSWQLSFDLAPADRVGEYQGFFGTGVTVARTLGPLVLTTLLLGWGTAGWLLLGGATLVASYAMGPVAGRGGAASRPEADRQPGADEQLGADEQPDGGPEPQAGPRPVLVN; encoded by the coding sequence ATGACGAACTCACTCGTCCCGCCCAGGGGTCCGCAACGCGTCCTCGCCGTCGCCCAGTTGACCAACGCCGTCGGTGACGGCGCCTTCCTCGTGACCTCGGCGCTCTACTTCACGTACGTCGTCGGACTCGCCCCCGCGCGCGTGGGGCTCGGGCTGACCCTCGCGTGGGCCCTCGGGGCGGTGGCGGGCGTGCCGCTGGGGCGGCTCGCGGACCGGCGCGGGGCGCGCGGGACGGCGGTGCTGCTGGCGGTGGTGGCGGGGCTCGCGGTCGCGGCGTTCCTGTTCGTGCGCGGGTTCGTGCCGTTCGTCATGGCCGCGTGCGTCTACGCCGCCGCGCAGTCGGGGCTGGCGGCGGCCCGGCAGACGCTGCTGGCGGGGCTGGTGCCCGCCGGGGAGCGGACGGGGCTGCTGGCGCATCTGCAGTCGGCTTTCAACGCCGGTCTGGCGGTGGGGGCCGGGCTGGGCGGGCTGGCGTTGCAGGCGGGGACGCGGGGGGCGTATCTCGGGGTGTTCGCGCTGGACGTGGTGAGCTTCGCGGTGTGTGCGGGGGTGCTGCTGCGGCTGCCTTCGGTGGCGCGGACGCCGGCGCCTCGTGCCGGTTCGCGGAAGCGGCAGCACGGCGGGCTCGGTGTCGTGCGCGACCGGCGCTATGTCGCCGTCACGCTCCTCAACACCGTTCTGCTGCTGCGGATGCCGCTGCTGAGCCTCGCGCTGCCGCTGTGGATCGCCGAGCGGACCGACGCACCGGCGTGGCTGGTCTCCGCGCTGTTCGTGCTCAACACCGGGGCCGTGATGCTGTTCCAGGTGCGCATGGCACGCGGGGTCACGGGGCCGGCGTCGGCCACGCGCGCGGTGCGGCGGTCGGGGTGGGTCATGCTGGCGGCGTGCGGGGTGTTCGCGCTCTCGGCGGGCGGCTCGGCGTGGCCGGCCGCCGGGGCGCTGGTCGTCGGGGCGGTGTTGCAGGTCGTCGCGGAGATGGGGCAGTCCGCCGGGTCCTGGCAGCTCTCCTTCGACCTGGCGCCGGCCGACCGGGTCGGCGAGTACCAGGGCTTCTTCGGCACCGGGGTGACGGTGGCACGGACACTGGGGCCGCTCGTGCTGACGACGCTGCTGCTCGGGTGGGGCACCGCCGGGTGGCTGCTGCTGGGAGGGGCGACGCTCGTGGCGTCGTACGCCATGGGACCAGTGGCGGGCCGCGGGGGCGCCGCCTCCCGGCCGGAGGCCGACCGGCAGCCGGGGGCCGACGAGCAGTTGGGGGCCGACGAGCAGCCGGACGGCGGCCCGGAGCCGCAGGCAGGTCCGCGGCCGGTGCTCGTGAACTGA
- a CDS encoding triphosphoribosyl-dephospho-CoA synthase: MSSREDEALAHAAVTALTGQLALAPKPGLPDPRDLDARTTRVDHCALRWSAKALVPGLAAMAAAARRTGEPTPGLRTELGAIGRCTEHSVGLAGGGHRGALWALGLLVAAAALNPGTTGWEVAATAKRIARHPDKRAPRRPSRGSSVSAKYGAAGARGEARAGFPHVRRALDALAAARKAGATEAQARLDALLTVMSTLQDTELLYTAGPLGLRHVQAGARGVLEAGGTSTTAGATALARFDEDLRTRAWSPRGSAGLLAGALFLDSLPLRAGDSLPLQAGSPARTA, encoded by the coding sequence ATGAGCAGCCGCGAGGACGAAGCGCTGGCGCATGCCGCCGTGACCGCGCTGACCGGGCAACTGGCCCTGGCCCCCAAGCCCGGGCTGCCCGACCCGCGCGACCTGGACGCCCGCACCACGCGCGTGGACCACTGCGCTCTGCGCTGGTCGGCGAAGGCGCTCGTACCCGGCCTCGCCGCGATGGCCGCCGCGGCCCGCCGCACCGGCGAGCCGACTCCCGGGCTCCGTACGGAACTCGGCGCGATCGGCCGCTGCACCGAGCACTCGGTGGGCCTCGCCGGCGGCGGCCACCGGGGTGCCCTGTGGGCGCTCGGCCTGCTGGTCGCCGCGGCCGCCCTGAATCCGGGGACGACGGGCTGGGAGGTCGCCGCGACCGCCAAGCGCATCGCCCGGCATCCCGACAAGCGGGCCCCGCGGCGGCCGTCGCGCGGCTCGTCGGTGTCGGCGAAGTACGGTGCCGCCGGGGCGCGTGGCGAGGCGCGGGCCGGATTCCCGCACGTACGGCGGGCGTTGGACGCGCTCGCCGCCGCGCGCAAGGCCGGCGCCACGGAGGCGCAGGCCCGGCTGGACGCCCTGCTCACCGTGATGTCCACCCTCCAGGACACCGAACTCCTCTACACCGCGGGCCCGCTCGGCCTGCGCCACGTCCAGGCGGGCGCCCGCGGGGTCCTGGAAGCGGGCGGCACGTCCACGACGGCGGGCGCCACGGCCCTCGCCCGCTTCGACGAGGACCTGCGCACCCGCGCGTGGAGCCCCCGCGGCAGCGCGGGGCTGCTGGCGGGGGCGCTGTTCCTGGACTCGTTGCCGCTACGGGCCGGTGACTCGCTGCCGCTACAGGCCGGTTCGCCGGCCCGGACGGCCTGA
- a CDS encoding ATP-binding protein produces the protein MSIWWSLHLRREAASVPLARRLLLGTMETAGVDPDVCYDLSVALSEACANAVEHGGDTGQGGTSEAYRVTAYLDGEKCRIEVADSGPGFLRSAPVVRRAPGEAEHGRGLCLIQELADHVHIGNKPGRGGAVVSFDKILKWKKDAPLMAV, from the coding sequence ATGAGCATCTGGTGGTCACTCCATCTGCGGCGCGAGGCTGCGAGCGTTCCGCTCGCCCGGCGCCTGCTGCTCGGCACCATGGAGACCGCGGGCGTCGATCCCGACGTCTGCTACGACCTCTCGGTCGCCCTCAGCGAGGCCTGCGCCAACGCCGTCGAGCACGGCGGGGACACCGGGCAGGGCGGCACCTCCGAGGCGTACCGCGTCACCGCGTACCTGGACGGCGAGAAGTGCCGTATCGAGGTCGCCGACTCCGGCCCCGGTTTCCTCCGCTCCGCACCGGTCGTCCGCCGCGCGCCCGGCGAGGCGGAGCACGGCCGCGGCCTGTGTCTGATCCAGGAACTCGCCGACCACGTCCACATCGGCAACAAGCCGGGCCGGGGCGGTGCGGTGGTCAGCTTCGACAAGATCCTCAAGTGGAAGAAGGACGCTCCGCTCATGGCGGTCTAG
- a CDS encoding YcnI family protein: protein MKTSRVAAVGALTASAVVVLSSPAFAHVSVQPEGAAAKGGYAVVDFKVPNERDKASTTKLEVTFPTDHPLASAMPEPIDGWDVKVTKAKLDKPIEMHGEKIDQAVSKITWTATGKGIQPGFFQKFPVSVGALPEDADELTFKAIQTYSNKEVVRWIEVQQDGQEEPENPAPVLTLSEATEDGHSHGSADAEKASDDSKAAENTAAETAAPADSSDTTARVLGVVGIVVGALGVAYGVLAGRRRTGADA from the coding sequence ATGAAGACCTCTCGTGTCGCCGCCGTCGGCGCCCTCACCGCCTCGGCCGTCGTCGTCCTGTCCTCCCCCGCGTTCGCGCACGTCAGCGTCCAGCCCGAGGGCGCCGCCGCCAAGGGCGGCTACGCGGTCGTCGACTTCAAGGTGCCGAACGAGCGCGACAAGGCGTCGACCACCAAGCTGGAGGTCACCTTCCCGACCGACCACCCGCTCGCCTCCGCGATGCCGGAGCCGATCGACGGCTGGGACGTCAAGGTCACCAAGGCCAAGCTCGACAAGCCCATCGAGATGCACGGCGAGAAGATCGACCAGGCCGTCTCCAAGATCACCTGGACCGCCACCGGCAAGGGCATCCAGCCGGGCTTCTTCCAGAAGTTCCCGGTCTCCGTCGGCGCCCTCCCCGAGGACGCCGACGAACTGACCTTCAAGGCCATCCAGACGTACTCCAACAAGGAGGTCGTCCGCTGGATCGAGGTCCAGCAGGACGGCCAGGAGGAGCCCGAGAACCCGGCGCCCGTGCTGACGCTGTCCGAGGCCACCGAGGACGGCCACTCGCACGGCTCGGCGGACGCCGAGAAGGCCTCCGACGACTCCAAGGCGGCCGAGAACACCGCCGCCGAGACCGCCGCCCCCGCCGACAGCAGTGACACCACCGCCCGGGTGCTCGGTGTCGTCGGCATCGTCGTCGGCGCCCTGGGCGTCGCCTACGGCGTGCTCGCCGGGCGCAGGCGCACGGGCGCCGACGCCTGA
- a CDS encoding SCO family protein — protein sequence MRKKTFAAAALLAAASLTLTACGSGDDTGSPVSVVSEDSANTKAAIVLDKPFEKPDLVLTDTNGKKYDLREQTKGRPTLIYFGYTNCPDVCPTTMSNIAVAKSKLPKAQQDELRVVFVTTDPDRDTPKALGKWLKGIDPQVVGLTGDFPTIQAGARTLGITIEAPHKDKNGKIVSTHGTQVVAFSPKTDGGYVLYTEDATVDDYIKDLPKLVKGATP from the coding sequence ATGCGCAAGAAGACGTTCGCCGCGGCCGCCCTGCTCGCCGCCGCCTCCCTGACCCTGACCGCCTGCGGCAGCGGTGACGACACCGGCTCGCCCGTCTCCGTGGTCTCCGAGGACTCCGCCAACACCAAGGCCGCCATCGTCCTCGACAAGCCGTTCGAGAAGCCGGACCTCGTCCTCACGGACACCAACGGCAAGAAGTACGACCTGCGCGAGCAGACCAAGGGCCGGCCGACGCTGATCTACTTCGGCTACACCAACTGCCCCGACGTCTGCCCGACGACCATGAGCAACATCGCCGTGGCCAAGAGCAAGCTGCCCAAGGCCCAGCAGGACGAGCTGCGGGTCGTCTTCGTCACCACCGACCCCGACCGGGACACCCCGAAGGCACTCGGCAAGTGGCTCAAGGGCATCGACCCCCAGGTCGTCGGCCTCACGGGCGACTTCCCCACCATCCAGGCCGGCGCCCGCACCCTCGGCATCACCATCGAGGCACCGCACAAGGACAAGAACGGCAAGATCGTCTCCACGCACGGCACCCAGGTCGTCGCCTTCTCCCCGAAGACCGACGGCGGATACGTCCTCTACACCGAGGACGCCACCGTCGACGACTACATCAAGGACCTCCCCAAGCTCGTCAAGGGAGCGACTCCGTGA
- a CDS encoding copper chaperone PCu(A)C, protein MRRTALLGVALTGTLLLAGCGSSDDDAADLSVSGAYMPQPVSDTMAAGFLTVTNKGGTNDELTSVTSDLGEVTMHETVDAAMQEAKRLDVPAHGQLVFKSGGTHLMFEKLKHQPKQGQTVTVELHFADSDPVTVEMPVKSATYTPKTGH, encoded by the coding sequence GTGAGGCGCACCGCGCTCCTCGGCGTCGCACTGACCGGGACCCTGCTGCTCGCGGGCTGCGGCTCCTCCGACGACGACGCGGCCGACCTGTCCGTCTCCGGCGCCTACATGCCGCAGCCGGTCTCCGACACGATGGCCGCCGGCTTCCTCACCGTCACCAACAAGGGCGGTACGAACGACGAGCTGACGTCCGTCACCAGCGACCTCGGCGAGGTCACCATGCACGAGACGGTCGACGCCGCCATGCAGGAGGCCAAGCGCCTCGACGTACCCGCACACGGTCAACTCGTGTTCAAAAGCGGCGGCACCCATCTGATGTTCGAGAAGCTGAAGCACCAGCCGAAGCAGGGCCAGACCGTCACCGTCGAACTGCACTTCGCCGACTCCGATCCGGTCACCGTCGAGATGCCGGTGAAGTCCGCGACGTACACCCCCAAGACCGGTCACTGA
- a CDS encoding copper resistance CopC/CopD family protein, which translates to MTQTIAPRVRVLVLLLLAATGLLLAGAGPASAHATLTGSDPQQGTVVDKAPDQISLTFSEKVAMSDGSLRVLDPKGKRVDQGKASNVSGTTYAVQLHSGLPDGTYTVTYQVVSEDSHPVAGAYTFSIGAPSRTSVSVSDQTAGGGVVGWLYGFGRYVSYAGFAVMIGGAAFVLACWQRGSGVRAVQRTVVSGWLALTAATLLLLLLRGSYTSTGSVGDIFDLNLLGQVLQTKTGAALVSRLLLLAAAALFIAVLFGAYDKREDEEKRDLTFGLAIGGTVVAAGLAASWAMAEHASTGLQTGIAMPVDVIHLLAVAAWLGGLCTLLVTLYRADTPIERSAVSRFSTLAFGSVLTLVATGIYQSWRQLGSWSAFTETRYGQLLLVKIGLVALLVGIAWISRRWTARMGDAGVLTTEKSEEADAEGTAVGSAVREKEHVGAKAAGADSARAAQLARQQAAVDAARRKRQRDADPDRFGLRRSVLAEAGVAVVLLAVTTVLTQTEPGRTEQEAKAATSSSASSSSSSADSSAAVTLDMPFDTGGEDGKGVVRVDLNPARVGANEMHVYVERPNGRAFDVPEVKVSFTLEAKNIGPLPVTPDRITTGHWSAAGVQLPMAGDWKIAVTVRTSDIDQTTVSKNAQIG; encoded by the coding sequence TTGACGCAGACCATCGCCCCCCGCGTACGGGTCCTGGTGCTGCTGCTCCTCGCAGCCACCGGACTGCTCCTCGCCGGTGCCGGGCCGGCCTCCGCGCACGCCACGCTGACCGGCAGCGACCCCCAGCAGGGGACGGTGGTCGACAAGGCCCCGGACCAGATCTCGCTCACCTTCTCCGAGAAGGTCGCCATGTCCGACGGCTCACTGCGGGTCCTCGACCCCAAGGGCAAGCGCGTCGACCAGGGCAAGGCGTCCAACGTCAGCGGCACCACCTACGCCGTACAACTCCACAGCGGCCTGCCCGACGGCACGTACACCGTCACCTACCAGGTCGTCTCCGAGGACAGCCACCCCGTCGCCGGGGCCTACACCTTCTCCATCGGCGCCCCCTCCCGGACCAGCGTCTCGGTCTCCGACCAGACCGCCGGAGGCGGGGTCGTCGGCTGGCTCTACGGCTTCGGCCGCTACGTCTCCTACGCCGGCTTCGCCGTCATGATCGGCGGCGCCGCCTTCGTCCTCGCCTGCTGGCAGCGCGGCTCCGGAGTACGGGCCGTACAGCGCACCGTCGTCTCCGGATGGCTCGCGCTCACCGCCGCCACGCTCCTGCTGCTGCTCCTGCGCGGCTCCTACACCAGCACCGGCTCCGTCGGCGACATCTTCGACCTGAACCTGCTCGGCCAGGTCCTGCAGACCAAGACCGGCGCCGCGCTCGTCTCCCGACTGCTGCTGCTCGCCGCGGCGGCACTGTTCATCGCCGTGCTCTTCGGCGCCTACGACAAACGCGAGGACGAGGAGAAGCGCGACCTCACCTTCGGGCTCGCCATCGGCGGCACCGTCGTCGCCGCCGGGCTCGCCGCGAGCTGGGCCATGGCCGAGCACGCCTCCACCGGCCTCCAGACCGGCATCGCGATGCCGGTCGACGTGATCCACCTGCTGGCCGTCGCGGCCTGGCTGGGCGGCCTGTGCACCCTCCTCGTCACCCTCTACCGCGCGGACACGCCCATCGAGCGCTCCGCCGTGAGCCGCTTCTCCACGCTCGCCTTCGGCAGCGTCCTCACCCTCGTCGCGACCGGCATCTACCAGTCGTGGCGGCAGCTCGGCTCCTGGTCCGCCTTCACCGAGACCAGATACGGCCAGCTGCTGCTCGTCAAGATCGGACTCGTGGCCCTGCTCGTCGGCATCGCCTGGATCTCGCGACGGTGGACGGCACGAATGGGGGACGCGGGAGTACTGACCACCGAGAAGTCCGAAGAGGCTGACGCGGAGGGGACCGCCGTAGGGTCCGCCGTACGGGAGAAGGAGCACGTCGGGGCCAAGGCGGCCGGCGCCGATTCCGCACGCGCCGCCCAGCTCGCCCGGCAGCAAGCCGCCGTCGACGCCGCCCGGCGCAAGCGGCAACGGGACGCCGACCCCGACCGGTTCGGGCTGCGCCGCTCGGTGCTCGCCGAGGCGGGCGTCGCCGTGGTCCTGCTCGCCGTCACCACCGTGCTCACCCAGACCGAGCCCGGGCGCACCGAACAAGAGGCCAAGGCAGCCACGTCCTCGTCCGCCTCCTCCTCGTCCTCCTCCGCCGACTCGTCCGCCGCGGTCACCCTGGACATGCCCTTCGACACCGGTGGCGAGGACGGCAAGGGCGTCGTCCGGGTCGACCTCAACCCCGCGCGCGTGGGCGCCAACGAGATGCACGTCTACGTGGAGCGGCCCAACGGCCGGGCCTTCGACGTCCCCGAGGTGAAGGTGTCCTTCACCCTGGAGGCCAAGAACATCGGGCCACTGCCCGTCACCCCCGACCGCATCACCACCGGCCACTGGTCCGCCGCCGGTGTGCAGCTCCCCATGGCCGGCGACTGGAAGATCGCCGTGACCGTGCGGACCTCCGACATCGACCAGACCACCGTCTCCAAGAACGCGCAGATCGGCTGA